One genomic window of Stigmatopora nigra isolate UIUO_SnigA chromosome 13, RoL_Snig_1.1, whole genome shotgun sequence includes the following:
- the bmf1 gene encoding BCL2 modifying factor 1 → MEDEEDDVFEPDPNFWRSTFKEIKCEERATQTPGSPVLASANGMLPCGIAEEPRPLFYGNAGFRLHFPAHFELAGGQEERREESQDAMERQHRRPVARSVEACIGQKLQLIGDQFHREQLQLYHRNHRIRGPLWWRLATAVLDLLFDAGFLARRR, encoded by the exons ATggaggatgaggaagatgaTGTGTTCGAGCCAGATCCCAATTTCTGGCGTAGTACATTCAAGGAGATAAAGTGCGAGGAACGGGCTACGCAAACACCCGGCAGCCCCGTCCTGGCGTCGGCTAACGGCATGCTGCCCTGTGGAATCGCGGAGGAGCCAAGACCACTCTTCTACG GTAACGCAGGTTTTCGATTGCACTTTCCGGCCCATTTTGAACTCGCCGGGGGTCAGGAAGAAAGACGGGAGGAAAGCCAAGACGCAATGGAGAGGCAACATCGACGGCCAGTGGCACGCAGTGTCGAGGCCTGCATCGGTCAGAAACTCCAGCTGATTGGAGATCAGTTTCATCGGGAACAGTTACAGCTG TATCATCGAAACCATAGGATCCGAGGCCCGCTGTGGTGGCGACTGGCCACGGCCGTGTTGGACCTTCTCTTTGACGCGGGATTCTTAGCAAGACGGAGGTGA